In Acinetobacter sp. TGL-Y2, a genomic segment contains:
- the ureA gene encoding urease subunit gamma, which yields MELNPTEKDKMLIFTAGLVAERRKARGLKLNYPEAIAFISAALLEGARDGMTVSDLMHYGTTLLSKEDVMDGIAEMISEVQVEATFPDGSKLVTVHQPII from the coding sequence ATGGAACTGAATCCCACAGAAAAAGACAAAATGCTGATTTTTACTGCAGGCTTGGTGGCGGAGCGTCGCAAAGCAAGAGGTTTAAAGCTGAATTACCCTGAAGCAATTGCGTTTATATCAGCGGCACTCTTGGAAGGTGCGCGAGATGGCATGACGGTGAGTGACCTCATGCACTATGGCACGACCTTGCTATCTAAAGAGGATGTAATGGATGGCATTGCCGAGATGATTTCAGAAGTTCAGGTGGAAGCGACTTTTCCAGATGGCTCAAAACTGGTGACTGTACATCAGCCGATTATTTAG
- a CDS encoding urease subunit beta produces MIPGEVFTPDTDIEMNVGRQKLKMTVANLGDRPIQIGSHFHFFEANDALQFDRVMARGYRLNVAAGTAVRFEPGQSRDIELVALSGKREVYGFAGRVMGKLDDEAALKESKNKEI; encoded by the coding sequence ATGATTCCCGGAGAAGTCTTTACCCCAGATACAGACATTGAAATGAATGTCGGACGTCAAAAATTAAAAATGACAGTCGCAAACTTAGGTGACCGTCCGATTCAAATTGGCTCACACTTTCACTTTTTTGAAGCCAATGATGCCTTGCAGTTTGATCGGGTTATGGCACGTGGTTATCGACTGAATGTCGCAGCAGGTACAGCAGTTCGTTTTGAACCAGGACAAAGCCGAGACATCGAGTTGGTGGCATTAAGTGGTAAGCGCGAAGTCTACGGTTTTGCCGGTCGTGTGATGGGGAAATTGGATGATGAAGCCGCGTTAAAAGAATCAAAGAATAAGGAAATATAA